Proteins co-encoded in one Klebsiella michiganensis genomic window:
- a CDS encoding AraC family transcriptional regulator has product MIKNSPQPAAPDYSEWLSGPALIALAGSLAPESEYLLGTREVAWHQHLRGQVFCVESGLLHVHTADGAWFLPPHRASWLPPGVTHKVSISGAVKGWTLLITPESCSGLPEKPCVIAVSEVLHALARRACGWDKQAEPEPEQQRIAAVIYDEICRAPHEALHLPMPTDHRLKKVASALLANPGDERTFEAWAAFGALSPRTLRRLFVAETGLNFAQWRRQARLTHGLDKLAQGMSVSEVSEFLGYASPGNFIHMFKNAFGTSPARYFSTGK; this is encoded by the coding sequence ATGATAAAAAATTCCCCCCAGCCGGCTGCCCCCGATTACAGCGAATGGCTTAGCGGCCCGGCGCTGATTGCCCTTGCAGGCAGTCTCGCCCCTGAAAGTGAATATCTGCTCGGCACGCGGGAGGTGGCCTGGCATCAGCATCTGCGCGGCCAGGTTTTTTGCGTGGAGTCCGGTTTACTGCACGTTCACACCGCTGACGGGGCCTGGTTTTTGCCTCCCCATCGCGCCAGCTGGCTGCCGCCGGGCGTAACCCACAAGGTCAGCATCAGCGGAGCCGTAAAAGGCTGGACGCTGCTGATTACGCCTGAAAGCTGCTCGGGGTTGCCGGAAAAGCCCTGCGTGATTGCCGTCTCGGAGGTGCTTCACGCTCTCGCTCGCCGCGCCTGTGGATGGGACAAGCAGGCAGAGCCTGAACCGGAGCAGCAGCGTATAGCCGCCGTTATCTACGATGAGATCTGCCGCGCGCCGCACGAGGCGCTGCATTTGCCAATGCCGACAGATCATCGGCTGAAAAAAGTGGCCTCTGCGCTGCTGGCCAACCCCGGCGATGAGCGGACTTTCGAAGCGTGGGCGGCATTCGGGGCGCTTTCGCCTCGTACCCTGCGTCGCCTTTTTGTTGCGGAAACCGGCCTGAATTTTGCCCAATGGCGTAGGCAGGCCCGGCTGACCCACGGGCTGGATAAGCTGGCACAGGGAATGTCGGTGTCGGAGGTGTCAGAATTTCTGGGCTATGCCTCGCCGGGCAATTTTATTCATATGTTCAAAAATGCCTTTGGCACTTCACCGGCCCGCTACTTTTCGACCGGGAAATAA
- a CDS encoding membrane protein, whose translation MNDTIYQRIESSAHFRELVSKRQRFAAILSLIMLVIYVGFILLIAFAPAWLGTPLHEGTSVTRGIPIGIGVIVISFLLTGVYVWRANGEFDRLNNEVLREVGVK comes from the coding sequence ATGAATGACACCATTTATCAGCGGATAGAAAGCAGTGCGCATTTCAGGGAGTTGGTTTCCAAAAGGCAACGGTTTGCCGCCATTCTGTCACTGATTATGTTAGTGATTTACGTTGGTTTTATTTTGCTGATTGCCTTCGCGCCCGCGTGGCTTGGCACCCCGCTTCATGAGGGCACCAGCGTCACGCGGGGCATCCCTATCGGCATCGGCGTTATCGTGATTTCCTTCCTGCTGACCGGGGTTTATGTCTGGCGTGCTAACGGCGAATTTGACCGCCTGAATAACGAAGTGCTGCGTGAAGTGGGGGTTAAATGA
- a CDS encoding histidine kinase, whose protein sequence is MKPAILVVDDDKAICDVLRDVLSEHVFDVLVCHTGNEALQTVAAERSIALILLDMMLPDTNGLLVLQQVQKLRPSLPVVMLTGMGSESDVVVGLEMGADDYIAKPFNGRVVVARVKAVLRRSGALALESSPTKTRGLQFNGWWLDTDRCQLMNARQQQVDLTQGEYGLLLSLVQNARKVLSREKLLELTHSESLEVFDRTIDVLIMRLRRKIEVNPHQPTLIRTIRGVGYVFAADITPGENNAV, encoded by the coding sequence ATGAAACCTGCAATCCTGGTGGTGGATGACGACAAGGCCATTTGCGACGTGCTGCGCGATGTGCTCAGTGAACACGTCTTTGACGTGCTGGTGTGCCATACCGGTAATGAAGCGCTGCAGACCGTTGCGGCAGAGCGTTCTATTGCGCTTATTTTGCTGGACATGATGCTGCCGGATACCAACGGCCTGCTGGTGCTTCAGCAGGTGCAAAAACTGCGTCCCTCTTTGCCGGTGGTGATGCTGACCGGCATGGGCAGCGAGTCCGATGTGGTGGTGGGCCTGGAAATGGGGGCGGATGATTACATCGCTAAACCGTTCAATGGCCGCGTGGTGGTGGCCCGAGTCAAAGCGGTGCTGAGGCGTAGCGGGGCGCTGGCGCTGGAAAGCAGCCCGACCAAAACCCGCGGGCTGCAGTTTAACGGCTGGTGGCTGGACACCGACCGCTGCCAGTTAATGAATGCCCGGCAGCAGCAGGTTGACCTGACTCAGGGGGAATATGGCCTGTTGCTTTCTCTGGTGCAGAACGCCAGGAAAGTGCTGTCGCGGGAAAAGTTGCTTGAGCTCACCCACAGCGAAAGCCTGGAAGTGTTTGACCGCACCATCGACGTATTAATTATGCGGCTGCGGCGCAAAATCGAGGTCAACCCGCACCAGCCCACGCTTATTCGCACCATTCGCGGCGTGGGCTATGTCTTTGCCGCTGACATTACCCCCGGCGAGAATAATGCGGTTTAA
- a CDS encoding acetyl-CoA synthetase (Acs; catalyzes the conversion of acetate and CoA to acetyl-CoA), producing the protein MSQVHKHAIPANIADRCLINPEQYQAMYQQSIQDPDAFWGEQGKILDWIKPYQKVKNTSFAPGNISIKWYEDGTLNLAANCLDRHLKERGDQTAIIWEGDDATQSKNITYRELHRDVCRFANTLVELGIKKGDVVAIYMPMVPEAAVAMLACARIGAVHSVIFGGFSPEAVAGRIIDSSSRLVITADEGVRAGRSIPLKKNVDDALKNPNVKTVEHVIVLKRTGGKIDWQQNRDLWWSELVEKASDQHQPVEMNAEDPLFILYTSGSTGKPKGVLHTTGGYLVYAATTFKYVFDYHPGDVYWCTADVGWVTGHSYLLYGPLACGAVTLMFEGVPNWPKPNRMAQVVDKHKVNILYTAPTAIRALMAEGDKATEGTDRSSLRILGSVGEPINPEAWEWYWKHIGNEKCPVMDTWWQTETGGFMITPLPGATELKAGSATQPFFGVQPALVDNEGNPQLGATEGNLTITDSWPGQARTLFGDHERFEQTYFSTFKNMYFSGDGARRDEDGYYWITGRVDDVLNVSGHRLGTAEIESALVSHPKIAEAAVVGIPHNIKGQAIYAYVTLNHGEEPTPELYAEVRNWVRKEIGPLATPDVLHWTDSLPKTRSGKIMRRILRKIASGDTSNLGDTSTLADPGVVEKLLEEKQALTIPS; encoded by the coding sequence ATGAGCCAAGTACACAAACACGCTATTCCCGCAAACATTGCGGACCGTTGCCTGATAAACCCGGAGCAGTACCAGGCCATGTATCAACAGTCGATACAGGACCCGGATGCGTTTTGGGGCGAACAAGGGAAAATTCTCGACTGGATAAAACCGTATCAAAAGGTGAAAAATACCTCTTTTGCGCCGGGAAACATCTCTATCAAGTGGTATGAGGACGGTACGCTCAATTTAGCCGCCAACTGCCTCGACCGGCACCTGAAAGAACGGGGCGATCAAACCGCCATTATCTGGGAAGGAGATGACGCGACCCAGAGCAAAAACATCACTTATCGCGAGCTGCATCGCGATGTCTGCCGTTTTGCCAATACTTTGGTCGAACTGGGCATTAAGAAAGGCGATGTTGTCGCGATTTATATGCCAATGGTGCCGGAAGCTGCCGTTGCCATGCTGGCCTGCGCGCGCATTGGCGCCGTGCATTCCGTTATCTTTGGCGGCTTCTCGCCGGAAGCCGTGGCCGGACGCATCATCGACTCCAGCTCCCGGCTGGTGATCACCGCCGATGAAGGCGTGCGCGCTGGCCGCTCCATCCCGCTGAAAAAGAACGTGGATGACGCGCTTAAAAATCCAAATGTGAAAACGGTCGAGCACGTTATCGTGCTGAAGCGCACCGGTGGTAAAATCGACTGGCAGCAGAACCGTGACCTGTGGTGGAGCGAACTGGTAGAGAAAGCCAGCGACCAGCACCAGCCCGTGGAAATGAATGCCGAAGATCCGCTGTTCATCCTCTATACCTCCGGCTCTACCGGGAAGCCAAAAGGCGTGCTGCACACTACCGGCGGCTATCTGGTGTATGCCGCGACCACTTTTAAATATGTCTTCGACTACCATCCGGGCGATGTGTACTGGTGTACCGCGGACGTGGGCTGGGTGACCGGGCACAGCTACCTGCTTTACGGCCCACTGGCCTGCGGCGCTGTCACCCTGATGTTTGAAGGCGTGCCTAACTGGCCGAAGCCAAACCGCATGGCGCAGGTGGTCGACAAGCATAAAGTGAACATTCTCTACACCGCCCCCACCGCCATTCGCGCGCTGATGGCCGAAGGGGATAAAGCTACCGAAGGCACCGACCGCTCTTCGCTGCGCATTCTTGGCTCCGTGGGCGAGCCTATCAACCCGGAAGCCTGGGAGTGGTACTGGAAGCACATCGGCAATGAGAAATGCCCGGTGATGGACACCTGGTGGCAGACGGAAACCGGCGGCTTTATGATCACCCCGCTGCCCGGCGCGACCGAGCTGAAAGCGGGCTCCGCTACTCAACCGTTCTTTGGCGTTCAGCCTGCGTTGGTGGATAACGAAGGCAATCCGCAGCTGGGCGCCACCGAAGGCAACCTGACCATTACCGACTCCTGGCCAGGCCAGGCGCGCACGCTGTTCGGTGATCACGAACGCTTCGAGCAGACTTACTTCTCCACCTTCAAAAACATGTACTTCAGCGGCGACGGCGCTCGCCGGGACGAAGACGGCTATTACTGGATAACGGGCCGCGTGGACGACGTGCTGAACGTGTCCGGCCACCGCCTCGGTACCGCAGAAATCGAATCGGCGCTGGTGTCCCATCCGAAGATTGCCGAAGCCGCCGTGGTGGGTATTCCGCACAACATCAAAGGCCAGGCGATTTACGCCTACGTGACGCTGAACCACGGCGAAGAGCCGACGCCGGAGCTGTACGCCGAGGTGCGCAACTGGGTGCGGAAAGAGATTGGCCCGCTTGCCACCCCGGATGTGCTGCACTGGACCGACTCGCTGCCAAAAACCCGCTCCGGCAAGATCATGCGCCGTATTTTGCGCAAGATTGCCTCCGGCGACACCAGCAACCTGGGCGATACCTCTACCCTCGCCGATCCGGGCGTAGTGGAAAAACTGCTGGAAGAAAAACAGGCCTTAACCATACCTTCGTAA
- the actP gene encoding acetate permease (member of the sodium:solute symporter family; cotranscribed with the acs gene which encodes acetyl coenzyme A synthase; mutations affect acetate uptake), whose protein sequence is MKRFLAVFAALLPAGAFAADAITGDVQRQPTNWQAIIMFLIFVALTLYITYWASKRVRSRSDYYTAGGNITGFQNGLAIAGDFMSAASFLGISALVYTSGYDGLIYSLGFLVGWPIILFLIAERLRNLGRYTFADVASYRLKQGPIRTLSACGSLVVVALYLIAQMVGAGKLIELLFGLNYHVAVVLVGVLMVMYVLFGGMLATTWVQIIKAVLLLFGASFMAFMVMKHVGFSFNNLFNEAMAVHPKGAAIMSPGGLVKDPISALSLGLGLMFGTAGLPHILMRFFTVSDAREARKSVFYATGFMGYFYILTFIIGFGAIMLVGANPAFKDAAGALIGGNNMAAVHLADAVGGNLFLGFISAVAFATILAVVAGLTLAGASAVSHDLYANVFRKGASERDELKVSKITVLVLGVVAILLGILFEKQNIAFMVGLAFSIAASCNFPIILLSMYWSKLTTRGAMVGGWLGLLTAVVLMILGPTIWVQILGHEKAVFPYEYPALFSILIAFVGIWLFSITDNTPEGKLEREKFRAQFIRSQTGIGIDQGRAH, encoded by the coding sequence ATGAAACGTTTTCTTGCGGTCTTTGCCGCTTTGCTGCCCGCCGGTGCCTTCGCCGCCGATGCCATAACCGGCGACGTGCAGCGCCAGCCAACTAACTGGCAGGCGATCATCATGTTCCTGATTTTCGTCGCTCTGACGCTGTATATCACTTACTGGGCGTCCAAGCGCGTTCGCTCCCGCAGCGACTATTACACCGCGGGTGGCAACATTACCGGTTTCCAGAATGGCCTGGCGATTGCCGGTGACTTTATGTCGGCGGCCTCCTTCCTCGGGATTTCTGCGCTGGTGTACACCTCGGGCTACGATGGCCTGATTTACTCCCTGGGCTTCCTGGTCGGCTGGCCGATTATCCTGTTCCTGATTGCCGAACGCCTGCGTAACCTGGGCCGCTATACCTTCGCCGATGTAGCCTCTTACCGGCTCAAGCAGGGGCCAATCCGCACGCTGTCGGCCTGTGGCTCGCTGGTCGTCGTTGCCCTTTATCTCATCGCCCAGATGGTTGGCGCCGGGAAACTTATCGAGCTGCTCTTCGGTCTCAACTACCACGTTGCCGTGGTATTGGTGGGCGTGCTGATGGTGATGTACGTGCTGTTTGGCGGCATGCTGGCGACGACGTGGGTGCAAATTATCAAAGCCGTGCTGCTGCTGTTCGGCGCAAGCTTCATGGCGTTTATGGTGATGAAGCACGTCGGATTCAGCTTCAACAACCTGTTCAACGAGGCAATGGCGGTTCACCCGAAAGGCGCGGCGATCATGAGCCCTGGCGGGCTGGTGAAAGACCCAATTTCTGCGCTATCTCTGGGCCTCGGCCTGATGTTTGGTACCGCTGGCTTGCCGCACATTCTGATGCGTTTCTTCACCGTGAGCGACGCCCGCGAAGCGCGTAAAAGCGTGTTTTACGCCACCGGCTTTATGGGTTACTTCTACATTCTGACCTTTATCATCGGTTTTGGCGCCATCATGTTAGTAGGTGCTAACCCTGCGTTTAAAGACGCGGCGGGCGCGCTGATCGGCGGCAACAACATGGCAGCGGTTCACCTTGCCGACGCGGTGGGCGGGAACCTCTTCCTCGGCTTTATCTCTGCGGTTGCCTTCGCCACTATCCTCGCGGTTGTGGCCGGGTTAACGCTGGCGGGCGCTTCGGCGGTGTCTCACGACCTCTACGCCAACGTCTTCCGCAAAGGCGCTTCCGAACGTGATGAGCTGAAAGTGTCGAAAATCACCGTTCTGGTGCTGGGTGTGGTGGCTATCCTGCTGGGTATTCTGTTTGAAAAACAGAATATTGCCTTCATGGTAGGGCTGGCATTCTCCATTGCCGCAAGCTGTAACTTCCCGATTATCCTGCTGTCGATGTACTGGTCGAAGCTGACCACGCGCGGCGCGATGGTTGGCGGCTGGCTTGGCCTGCTGACCGCGGTGGTACTGATGATTCTTGGCCCGACTATCTGGGTGCAAATCCTCGGCCACGAAAAAGCGGTCTTCCCGTATGAGTACCCGGCGCTGTTCTCTATTCTGATTGCGTTTGTTGGCATCTGGCTGTTCTCGATTACCGATAACACGCCGGAAGGGAAACTGGAGCGAGAGAAGTTCCGCGCGCAGTTTATTCGCTCTCAAACCGGCATCGGCATCGATCAGGGGCGGGCTCACTAG
- a CDS encoding LrgA — MALALGRFRPAVMHSLRVPVQVALYAGLFVFAEQLVTWGHLPLPANLVGMLLLLALIVCRIVPLKWVREGSKWLLAEMLLFFVPAVVAVVNYSQLLMVEGWRIFAVIAVSTVLVLGSTAFVVEKVYRFELAREARRQSRND; from the coding sequence ATGGCTTTGGCGTTAGGCCGTTTTAGGCCTGCTGTAATGCATAGCCTGCGTGTCCCCGTGCAGGTTGCCCTGTACGCCGGGCTTTTTGTTTTTGCCGAACAGTTGGTTACGTGGGGGCATCTGCCGCTGCCCGCGAATCTGGTGGGGATGCTGCTGCTCCTGGCGCTCATCGTATGCCGCATTGTGCCATTGAAATGGGTCAGAGAAGGGTCTAAATGGCTACTGGCCGAGATGCTGCTGTTCTTCGTCCCGGCTGTCGTTGCCGTGGTGAACTACTCGCAGCTGCTGATGGTGGAAGGCTGGCGTATTTTTGCCGTGATTGCGGTCAGCACCGTGCTGGTGCTCGGCAGTACGGCCTTCGTGGTGGAAAAAGTCTACCGCTTCGAGCTGGCACGCGAAGCCCGCAGGCAGTCCCGCAATGACTAA
- a CDS encoding glutamate:protein symporter codes for MKNFKISLAWQILLALVLGIILGSFLHYQSDSREWLVANLLSPAGDIFIHLIKMIVVPIVISTLVVGIAGVGDAKQLGRIGAKTIIYFEVITTVAIILGITLANVFQPGHGIDMSQLATVDISKYQHTAQDVQSHSHGLMGTILSLVPTNIVASMAKGEMLPIIFFSVLFGLGLSSLPATHREPLVTVFRSISETMFKVTHMVMRYAPVGVFALISVTVANFGFASLWPLLKLVVLVYVAIAFFALVVLGAVARLCGLKIIILMRILKDELILAFSTASSESVLPRIIEKMEAYGAPASITSFVVPTGYSFNLDGSTLYQSIAAIFIAQLYGIELSLWQEIILVLTLMVTSKGIAGVPGVSFVVLLATLGSVGIPLEGLAFIAGVDRILDMARTALNVVGNALAVLVIAKWEHKFDHKKAQAYERELFGKFDSKASS; via the coding sequence ATGAAAAACTTTAAAATTAGCCTGGCCTGGCAAATATTGCTGGCGCTGGTGCTGGGCATTATCCTGGGAAGTTTTCTGCATTATCAAAGTGATAGCCGTGAGTGGCTGGTCGCTAACCTGCTGTCACCGGCGGGCGATATCTTTATCCACCTGATCAAAATGATCGTCGTGCCGATTGTGATTTCTACCCTGGTGGTCGGGATCGCGGGCGTTGGCGACGCAAAGCAGCTTGGCCGCATTGGGGCTAAAACCATCATTTATTTCGAAGTGATCACGACGGTTGCCATCATTCTGGGTATTACGCTCGCGAATGTATTCCAGCCGGGCCACGGCATAGATATGTCGCAGCTTGCTACCGTGGATATTTCGAAATACCAGCACACGGCTCAGGATGTACAAAGCCATTCTCACGGCCTGATGGGCACCATTCTGTCGCTTGTACCCACTAACATCGTTGCGTCAATGGCGAAGGGCGAGATGCTGCCGATCATCTTCTTCTCGGTGCTGTTTGGCCTGGGATTATCCTCGCTGCCCGCTACCCACCGCGAGCCGCTGGTGACAGTCTTCCGCTCCATCTCTGAAACCATGTTCAAAGTGACGCATATGGTAATGCGTTATGCACCTGTGGGCGTTTTCGCCCTGATTTCCGTGACCGTGGCTAACTTTGGCTTCGCCTCGCTCTGGCCGCTGCTGAAACTGGTCGTGCTGGTGTACGTGGCGATTGCCTTCTTTGCGCTGGTAGTACTGGGTGCCGTGGCGCGCCTGTGCGGGCTGAAAATCATCATTCTGATGCGGATCCTGAAGGACGAACTGATTCTGGCGTTTTCTACCGCCAGCTCTGAGAGCGTGCTGCCGCGCATCATAGAGAAGATGGAAGCCTATGGCGCCCCGGCGTCTATCACCAGCTTCGTGGTACCAACAGGCTATTCGTTTAACCTGGATGGCTCCACGCTTTACCAGAGCATCGCGGCGATCTTTATCGCCCAGCTATACGGGATTGAGCTGTCGCTGTGGCAGGAAATCATTCTGGTGCTGACGCTGATGGTGACCTCAAAAGGGATTGCTGGCGTGCCGGGCGTCTCCTTCGTGGTGCTGCTGGCGACGCTTGGCAGCGTCGGTATTCCACTGGAAGGGCTGGCGTTTATTGCCGGGGTTGACCGTATTCTGGATATGGCGCGTACCGCGCTGAACGTGGTCGGCAACGCGCTGGCGGTGCTGGTTATCGCCAAGTGGGAGCACAAATTCGACCATAAAAAAGCCCAGGCCTATGAGCGTGAGCTTTTTGGGAAGTTTGACAGTAAAGCCAGTAGTTAA
- a CDS encoding spermidine/putrescine ABC transporter substrate-binding protein, translated as MKKIVTVCPYCASGCKINLVVDNGKIVKAEGAQGKTNQGDLCLKGYYGWDFITDTKILTPRLKTPMIRRERGGKLEAVSWDEALDYVSSRLSEIKAKYGPNAIQTTGSSRGTGNETNYVMQKFARAVIGTNNVDCCARV; from the coding sequence ATGAAAAAAATCGTCACGGTTTGCCCCTATTGCGCCTCAGGTTGCAAGATAAACCTGGTGGTGGATAACGGCAAAATCGTCAAGGCGGAAGGCGCACAGGGTAAAACTAACCAGGGCGACCTGTGCCTGAAGGGTTATTACGGTTGGGATTTTATCACTGACACCAAAATCCTTACCCCGCGCCTGAAAACCCCGATGATCCGCCGCGAGCGCGGGGGCAAGCTGGAAGCCGTTTCCTGGGATGAAGCGCTGGATTACGTCAGTTCACGCCTGAGCGAGATCAAAGCCAAATATGGCCCGAACGCCATTCAAACCACCGGCTCCTCACGCGGAACAGGCAATGAAACCAACTATGTAATGCAAAAATTTGCGCGCGCCGTTATTGGGACCAATAACGTCGATTGCTGCGCACGCGTCTGA
- a CDS encoding formate dehydrogenase — MSNSIVEIEDTDLVFVFGYNPADSHPIVANRVIKAKQKGAQIIVVDPRKIETARIADMHLRLRNGSNIALLNAIGHVIIEENLYDHAFVAARTEGFEEYRKIVEGYTPESVEEITGVSAAEIRAAARMYAKAKTATILWGMGVTQFYQGVETVRSLTSLALMTGNLGKPNVGVNPVRGQNNVQGACDMGALPDMFPGNQYVRDAATRSKFAAAWGVDALPEANGYRISELPHRVEHGEVRAAYIMGEDPLQTDAELSAVRQAFAGLELVIVQDIFMTKTAAEADVILPSTSWGEHEGVFTAADRGFQRFFKAVEPKWDLKTDWQIISEIATRMGYPMHYRNTQEIWDELRHLCPDFYGATYEKMGELGYIQWPCRDTSDADQGTSYLYESKFERPNGLGQFFTCDWAPPIDRVTDEYPMVLSTVREVGHYSCRSMTGNCAALAALADEPGYAQIHVEDAARLGIEDEALIWVNSRKGRVITRAAVSERPNKGAVYMTYQWWIGACNELVAENLSPITKTPEYKYCAVRVEPIADQQAAEQYVIDEYNKLKARLRESARG; from the coding sequence ATGAGTAACTCTATCGTCGAGATTGAGGATACTGATTTAGTCTTTGTGTTCGGGTACAACCCGGCAGATTCACACCCTATCGTGGCTAATCGCGTGATTAAGGCGAAGCAGAAAGGGGCTCAGATTATCGTTGTCGATCCGCGCAAAATTGAAACCGCGCGCATTGCCGACATGCATTTAAGGTTACGGAACGGTTCGAACATCGCACTGCTGAACGCGATTGGCCACGTCATTATTGAAGAGAATCTTTACGACCACGCGTTCGTCGCTGCTCGTACCGAGGGCTTCGAAGAGTATCGCAAGATCGTTGAAGGCTACACGCCGGAGTCCGTGGAAGAAATCACTGGCGTCAGCGCCGCGGAGATCCGTGCGGCCGCGCGTATGTACGCTAAGGCCAAAACGGCCACCATCCTGTGGGGCATGGGCGTGACCCAGTTCTACCAGGGCGTGGAAACCGTGCGCTCACTCACCAGCCTGGCGCTGATGACCGGCAACCTCGGCAAGCCTAACGTGGGCGTGAACCCGGTTCGCGGCCAGAACAACGTGCAGGGCGCCTGCGATATGGGTGCGCTGCCGGACATGTTCCCCGGTAACCAGTACGTTCGTGACGCGGCGACGCGCAGCAAATTTGCCGCCGCCTGGGGCGTGGACGCGCTGCCGGAAGCTAACGGTTACCGCATCAGCGAACTGCCTCACCGGGTCGAGCACGGTGAAGTCCGCGCCGCCTATATTATGGGGGAAGATCCGCTGCAAACCGACGCCGAGCTTTCAGCCGTGCGCCAGGCGTTTGCCGGGCTTGAGCTGGTGATTGTGCAGGACATCTTCATGACCAAAACCGCCGCTGAGGCCGACGTTATTTTACCGTCCACCTCCTGGGGCGAGCATGAAGGGGTCTTCACCGCCGCCGACCGTGGCTTCCAGCGCTTCTTTAAAGCGGTTGAGCCGAAGTGGGATCTCAAAACGGACTGGCAGATTATCAGCGAAATCGCCACCCGCATGGGCTACCCGATGCACTACCGCAATACCCAGGAAATCTGGGACGAACTGCGTCATCTGTGCCCGGACTTCTACGGGGCGACCTACGAGAAGATGGGGGAACTGGGCTATATCCAGTGGCCTTGCCGGGATACCTCCGACGCGGACCAGGGCACCTCTTACCTGTATGAGAGCAAGTTCGAGCGCCCTAACGGCCTGGGGCAGTTCTTCACCTGCGACTGGGCACCGCCTATCGATCGCGTCACCGACGAGTACCCGATGGTGCTTTCCACGGTGCGTGAAGTCGGCCACTACTCTTGCCGCTCAATGACCGGGAACTGTGCCGCGCTGGCGGCGCTCGCCGATGAGCCGGGCTATGCACAAATCCACGTCGAAGATGCCGCCCGGTTGGGTATTGAAGATGAGGCGTTGATTTGGGTGAATTCGCGTAAAGGCCGGGTTATCACCCGGGCGGCGGTCAGCGAGCGTCCGAATAAAGGCGCGGTGTACATGACCTATCAGTGGTGGATTGGCGCCTGTAATGAGCTGGTAGCGGAGAACCTGAGCCCGATAACCAAAACGCCGGAGTACAAGTACTGCGCCGTGCGCGTCGAGCCGATCGCCGACCAGCAGGCCGCCGAGCAGTATGTGATTGATGAATACAATAAGCTGAAGGCCCGTCTGCGCGAAAGCGCGAGGGGGTAA
- a CDS encoding LrgB, producing the protein MTNFQLSLLCLVVTLVFYFANKRLYRRFRKLPLMPLVFTPVLLVGMLVFGHISYSNYMGEAHWLLWLLGPATIAFAVPVYDNLRVIKRHWMSLSAGVLTAMVVAVTSSIWLARLFTLPDGIQRSLAVRSITTPFALAAAKPIGGEPELVALFVVITGVFGMAVGDVLFLRLSIREGIAKGAGFGAASHGAGTARSYELGPQEGVIASLVMMLSGVVTVLVAPLVSWLMF; encoded by the coding sequence ATGACTAACTTCCAGCTAAGCTTGCTGTGCCTTGTGGTCACGCTGGTTTTCTACTTCGCCAACAAACGCCTGTATCGCCGTTTTCGCAAACTACCGCTGATGCCGCTGGTCTTTACGCCGGTACTGCTGGTGGGGATGCTTGTCTTCGGCCATATCTCTTACAGCAATTACATGGGGGAGGCGCACTGGCTGCTGTGGCTGCTTGGACCTGCCACCATCGCGTTTGCCGTGCCGGTTTACGACAACCTCCGGGTAATTAAACGCCACTGGATGTCGCTTTCTGCAGGCGTGCTCACGGCCATGGTGGTGGCGGTGACCAGTTCGATTTGGCTGGCCCGCTTATTTACCCTGCCGGACGGCATTCAGCGCAGCCTTGCCGTGCGTTCAATTACTACGCCTTTTGCCCTGGCGGCCGCTAAACCCATCGGCGGCGAGCCGGAACTGGTGGCGCTGTTTGTGGTGATCACCGGCGTGTTCGGTATGGCGGTAGGGGACGTGCTGTTTCTGCGCCTGTCGATCAGGGAAGGGATAGCCAAAGGCGCCGGTTTCGGCGCGGCTTCTCACGGTGCGGGCACCGCTCGCTCTTATGAGCTGGGGCCGCAGGAAGGGGTGATTGCCAGCCTGGTGATGATGCTGTCCGGCGTGGTGACGGTACTCGTCGCACCGCTGGTTAGCTGGCTGATGTTTTAA